In a genomic window of Amblyomma americanum isolate KBUSLIRL-KWMA chromosome 4, ASM5285725v1, whole genome shotgun sequence:
- the LOC144129329 gene encoding uncharacterized protein LOC144129329 isoform X1 yields MKWASVPAFGYLAALALSPFLLHEAYGAVFHVSAHILKEQCIWKKYAIPDGAHINLANPCISLTCDTRLKYLRGASCGRVSLDGYPKNCTLKKGKGIYPKCCKTHVVCT; encoded by the exons ATGAAGTGGGCGTCTGTGCCGGCTTTCGGCTACCTGGCAGCGCTGGCTTTGTCGCCGTTTCTGCTGCACGAAGCCTACGGGGCAGTGTTCCACGTAAGCGCGCATATTTTGAAAG AGCAATGCATATGGAAAAAGTACGCCATCCCAGACGGGGCGCACATCAACCTCGCCAACCCCTGCATAAGCCTCACATGCGATACAAGGCTCAAGTACCTTCGGGGTGCTTC GTGCGGCCGTGTCTCGCTCGATGGCTACCCAAAGAACTGCACCCTGAAGAAAGGCAAAGGCATCTACCCCAAGTGCTGCAAGACGCACGTCGTCTGCACATGA
- the LOC144129329 gene encoding uncharacterized protein LOC144129329 isoform X2 yields the protein MRFVQRRGLGTLFLLLCVFASLATAAVFVQPVDVKNKQCIWKKYAIPDGAHINLANPCISLTCDTRLKYLRGASCGRVSLDGYPKNCTLKKGKGIYPKCCKTHVVCT from the exons ATGCGGTTCGTCCAGAGGCGGGGACTCGGAACACTGTTCCTTCTGCTGTGCGTCTTCGCATCGCTCGCCACGGCGGCCGTGTTCGTGCAGCCCGTTGATGTGAAAAACA AGCAATGCATATGGAAAAAGTACGCCATCCCAGACGGGGCGCACATCAACCTCGCCAACCCCTGCATAAGCCTCACATGCGATACAAGGCTCAAGTACCTTCGGGGTGCTTC GTGCGGCCGTGTCTCGCTCGATGGCTACCCAAAGAACTGCACCCTGAAGAAAGGCAAAGGCATCTACCCCAAGTGCTGCAAGACGCACGTCGTCTGCACATGA